A region of Rhizorhabdus wittichii RW1 DNA encodes the following proteins:
- a CDS encoding peptidase M28 (PFAM: peptidase M28) — MLDLRFSLALLALLPLPAAATPPPRAAQWFADVAAIADDANEGRATGSRGHLRAADYVERRFRAIGLAPAGEHGGFRQQVALEEQRIDYARSHAELTDAQGKAVPLALGSDMLIAAWAAPRPARVDAPLVFLGYGLHLPEQGHDDFAGVDLKGKIAVVIGGGPAGIAGPIKASNRSERSRLLAAAGAVGVIALTSPRQIEIPWERQTLLARQGDMYLADAALRDVPDDFFLASVDPAAAETLFAGSGHSFAELAAASDASAPVPVFALPVRLRATIAAERRRLVSPNLVARLDGSDPALRDEHVVVSAHLDHVGIGPAIDGDAIYNGAIDDGSGVATVLDIAARVAAGERPKRSMLFLIVTAEEPGLLGSTYFARKPTVPAEGLIADLNFDVLLPLWPLTTILAQGDGESSLGDQAREVAARHGLALVPDPLPNRNSFVRTDQYSFVRAGIPALAFKFGFAPGTEAFRLEGAWRATRYHAPNDDIRQPGLRPEEMVRFDDYAADVAIAVANAPARPRWLDGSVFKRFARGYAVR, encoded by the coding sequence ATGCTCGACCTGAGATTCTCGCTGGCCCTGCTCGCCCTGCTGCCGCTGCCCGCCGCCGCGACGCCGCCGCCGCGCGCCGCCCAATGGTTCGCCGATGTCGCCGCGATCGCCGACGACGCCAATGAAGGCCGCGCGACGGGATCGCGGGGCCATCTGCGCGCCGCCGATTATGTCGAGCGTCGCTTCCGCGCGATCGGCCTCGCGCCCGCCGGCGAGCATGGCGGCTTCCGCCAGCAGGTCGCGCTCGAGGAGCAACGCATCGATTATGCGCGCTCGCATGCCGAGCTGACCGATGCGCAAGGCAAGGCCGTCCCGCTCGCGCTCGGCAGCGACATGCTGATCGCCGCCTGGGCCGCGCCCCGCCCCGCCAGGGTCGACGCGCCGCTGGTCTTCCTGGGCTATGGCCTGCACCTGCCCGAGCAGGGGCATGACGATTTCGCCGGCGTCGACCTGAAAGGGAAGATCGCGGTGGTGATCGGCGGCGGCCCCGCCGGCATCGCCGGCCCGATCAAGGCGAGCAACCGGTCGGAGCGCAGCAGGCTGCTCGCGGCGGCGGGCGCGGTCGGCGTCATCGCGCTCACCTCGCCCCGGCAGATCGAGATCCCATGGGAGCGCCAGACGCTGCTGGCGCGGCAGGGGGACATGTACCTCGCCGACGCCGCGCTGCGCGACGTGCCCGACGATTTCTTCCTGGCGAGCGTCGATCCCGCCGCCGCCGAGACGCTGTTCGCCGGCAGCGGCCACAGCTTCGCCGAACTCGCGGCCGCCTCCGACGCATCGGCGCCGGTGCCGGTCTTCGCCCTGCCGGTCCGGCTCCGGGCGACGATCGCCGCCGAGCGGCGCCGGCTGGTCTCGCCCAACCTCGTCGCGCGGCTCGACGGCAGCGATCCGGCGCTCCGGGACGAACATGTCGTCGTCTCCGCGCATCTCGACCATGTCGGCATCGGGCCGGCGATCGACGGCGACGCCATCTACAACGGCGCGATCGACGACGGCTCGGGCGTGGCGACGGTGCTCGACATCGCCGCGCGCGTCGCCGCCGGCGAACGGCCGAAGCGATCGATGCTGTTCCTGATCGTCACCGCCGAGGAGCCGGGCCTGCTCGGCTCGACCTATTTCGCCCGGAAGCCGACCGTGCCGGCCGAGGGCCTGATCGCCGATCTCAATTTCGACGTGCTGCTGCCGCTCTGGCCGCTGACCACGATCCTCGCCCAGGGCGACGGGGAAAGCAGCCTCGGCGACCAGGCGCGCGAGGTCGCGGCGCGGCACGGCCTGGCGCTGGTCCCCGATCCGCTGCCCAACCGGAACAGCTTCGTCCGCACCGACCAGTACAGCTTCGTGCGCGCCGGCATCCCGGCGCTCGCGTTCAAATTCGGCTTCGCGCCGGGCACCGAGGCGTTCCGGCTGGAGGGCGCGTGGCGCGCGACCCGCTACCATGCCCCGAACGACGATATCCGTCAGCCGGGGCTTCGACCGGAGGAGATGGTGCGGTTCGACGACTATGCCGCCGACGTCGCGATCGCGGTCGCCAATGCGCCAGCGCGGCCGCGCTGGCTCGACGGAAGCGTCTTCAAGCGCTTCGCGCGCGGCTATGCGGTGAGGTAG
- a CDS encoding Glyoxalase/bleomycin resistance protein/dioxygenase (PFAM: Glyoxalase/bleomycin resistance protein/dioxygenase), protein MKVSRLGYLSFTSVDLPGWRRFGTGVIGAMDVPGTEGDVRLKIDEHPFRIRVEAGDADRLSGIGWELASRADHDALYERLNGLGLKLRDGDAAGAAKRCVADYFATEDPAGNIIEFYCERTGCGDPFRSPAGVRGFVTGEMGLGHVVVPAAGALEETHDFYRSVLGFGASDDLTIALPIEGVPPMRVLFMHADNPRHHSLALFSKPSPTGIVHLMLELEDVDEVGRCLDRVGAHGLGLMATLGRHCNDNMLSFYVNGPAGVAVEIGCEGLQLDWTRFEPTVSSVADHWGHAYRQLADGP, encoded by the coding sequence ATGAAAGTCTCGCGCCTCGGCTATCTCAGCTTCACCTCCGTCGACCTGCCCGGCTGGCGGCGTTTCGGAACCGGCGTCATCGGGGCGATGGACGTCCCCGGAACGGAGGGGGACGTCCGCCTCAAGATCGACGAGCATCCGTTCCGCATCCGCGTCGAGGCCGGCGACGCCGATCGGTTGAGCGGCATCGGCTGGGAGCTGGCGTCGCGGGCGGACCATGACGCGCTGTACGAGCGGCTGAACGGCCTCGGCCTCAAGCTGCGCGACGGCGATGCGGCCGGCGCGGCGAAACGCTGCGTCGCCGATTATTTCGCGACCGAGGACCCGGCCGGGAATATCATCGAATTCTACTGCGAGCGCACCGGGTGCGGCGATCCCTTCCGGTCGCCGGCCGGCGTCCGGGGGTTCGTCACCGGCGAGATGGGGCTCGGCCATGTCGTCGTCCCGGCCGCCGGGGCGCTGGAGGAGACCCACGACTTCTACCGCTCCGTGCTCGGCTTCGGCGCCAGCGACGACCTGACCATCGCGCTGCCGATCGAGGGCGTCCCGCCGATGCGCGTGCTGTTCATGCACGCCGACAATCCCCGCCACCACAGCCTCGCGCTGTTCAGCAAGCCGTCGCCGACCGGGATCGTCCATCTCATGCTCGAGCTGGAGGACGTCGACGAGGTCGGGCGTTGCCTCGACCGGGTCGGGGCCCACGGGCTGGGGCTGATGGCGACGCTCGGCCGCCACTGCAACGACAATATGCTGTCCTTCTACGTCAACGGGCCGGCGGGGGTGGCGGTGGAGATCGGGTGCGAGGGGCTGCAGCTCGACTGGACCCGGTTCGAACCCACGGTGAGCAGCGTGGCGGATCATTGGGGGCATGCCTATCGACAGCTCGCCGACGGCCCCTGA
- a CDS encoding alpha/beta hydrolase fold (PFAM: alpha/beta hydrolase fold) yields MPEPLLPRGQEVAVGEHRIHYLSYGEGPAVAFLHGSGPGASGYSNFKQNIDAIVAAGRRAIVLDMIGFGHSSKPVGCDYTTDLFARTIRQALDAIGVGRCVLVGNSLGGAVAIRIALDDPERVEGLVLMAPGGIEENEVYYAMPGIRSMVSAFVGGTLDREGLRSLLRMLVHDASLVDDGLVDERFEVLRTQPVEVLSRLKVPSMAHELGNIRCPILGFWGREDQFTPMSGFSKFLDASPDCAFTLLSNCGHWVMVEQAGLFNAHLQHFLTARMGAARQAEAVGP; encoded by the coding sequence ATGCCTGAGCCGTTGCTGCCACGGGGCCAGGAGGTCGCCGTCGGCGAACACCGCATCCATTATCTGAGCTATGGCGAGGGCCCGGCGGTCGCGTTCCTGCACGGGAGCGGGCCGGGGGCGAGCGGCTACAGCAATTTCAAGCAGAACATCGACGCGATCGTGGCGGCGGGGCGCCGGGCGATCGTCCTCGACATGATCGGCTTCGGCCATTCGAGCAAGCCGGTCGGCTGCGACTACACCACCGACCTGTTCGCGCGGACGATCCGGCAGGCGCTCGACGCGATCGGCGTCGGACGCTGCGTGCTGGTCGGCAACTCGCTCGGCGGCGCGGTCGCGATCCGCATCGCCCTCGACGATCCCGAACGCGTCGAGGGACTGGTGCTGATGGCGCCCGGCGGCATCGAGGAGAACGAGGTCTATTATGCCATGCCCGGCATCCGCAGCATGGTGTCGGCCTTCGTCGGCGGGACGCTCGACCGGGAAGGGTTGCGGTCGCTGCTGCGCATGCTGGTCCACGATGCGTCGCTGGTCGACGACGGGCTGGTCGACGAACGGTTCGAGGTCCTTCGGACCCAGCCGGTCGAGGTGCTGTCGCGGCTGAAGGTGCCGTCGATGGCGCACGAACTGGGCAATATCCGCTGCCCCATCCTCGGCTTCTGGGGGCGGGAGGACCAGTTCACGCCGATGTCGGGCTTCTCGAAATTCCTCGATGCCAGCCCGGACTGCGCGTTCACGCTCCTGTCGAACTGCGGCCATTGGGTGATGGTCGAGCAGGCCGGGCTGTTCAACGCCCATCTCCAGCATTTCCTCACCGCGCGGATGGGTGCCGCCCGGCAAGCGGAGGCCGTCGGCCCATGA
- a CDS encoding fumarate reductase/succinate dehydrogenase flavoprotein domain protein (PFAM: fumarate reductase/succinate dehydrogenase flavoprotein domain protein; FAD dependent oxidoreductase), which produces MRPATIGSGSAGGQGWDGTYDVIVVGSGAAALLAAVRACDLGARVLVLEKTDRFGGTSATSGGGVWVPNNPAIGTVGQTDSEEEAFAYLRAVIPANQIRDETIRTYIRTAPEMIGYMRDIGVPYSPVAKYPDYYPAMPGWREGGRTMDCAPLDGHRLGADFARLRQMPPSSKAFGRINLTITEASKIQAVAKGWQRIATGALLRYATDLKARLRGGRDRRLCMGEALVGRLFLALRQRGIAFRLDAPVSRLVVEDGRVHGVVVTAADGGEQRWRATGGVIVAAGGFERSASMRPAHIANPTSPDWSAGSPGNTGDLIAAGRAIGAATGLMHEAWWGPAVRWGDRSIILFFEKSKPGLIIVDRKGRRFMNEAITYNSYGTCIYGEDYDVKDRVPAYVLFDRTYRSRYMFGGLLQASLSPDWMNPGAFGKRGLLVKAATLDGLAAKLGIDPAGLKATAEEMGRFARQGVDARFGRGGDAHDRMYGDERVSPNPCLGPVAKGPFYGARLYPGDLGTKGGLCIDDDARVLDEAGVAIEGLFAAGNCTSSIMGDKYPGAGCTLGPALTMAYRAANRLMAARSAPGVARPHAA; this is translated from the coding sequence ATGCGACCAGCCACTATCGGATCGGGGTCGGCGGGCGGCCAGGGCTGGGACGGCACCTATGACGTCATCGTCGTCGGATCGGGCGCGGCCGCGCTGCTCGCGGCGGTGCGCGCCTGCGATCTCGGCGCGCGCGTGCTGGTGCTGGAGAAGACCGACCGCTTCGGCGGCACCTCGGCCACATCGGGCGGCGGCGTCTGGGTCCCCAACAACCCGGCGATCGGCACGGTCGGCCAGACCGACAGCGAGGAGGAGGCCTTCGCCTATCTGCGCGCCGTGATCCCGGCGAACCAGATCCGCGACGAGACGATCCGCACCTATATCCGCACCGCGCCCGAGATGATCGGCTATATGCGGGATATCGGCGTTCCCTACAGCCCGGTCGCCAAATATCCCGATTATTACCCGGCCATGCCCGGCTGGCGGGAAGGCGGGCGGACGATGGACTGCGCGCCGCTCGACGGCCACCGGCTCGGCGCCGACTTCGCCCGGCTGCGGCAGATGCCGCCATCGTCGAAGGCGTTCGGCAGGATCAACCTGACGATCACCGAGGCGTCGAAGATCCAGGCGGTCGCGAAGGGCTGGCAGCGGATCGCGACGGGCGCGCTGCTGCGCTACGCGACCGACCTCAAGGCGCGGCTGCGCGGCGGGCGCGACCGGCGGCTGTGCATGGGCGAGGCGCTGGTCGGCCGGCTGTTCCTCGCGCTCCGCCAGCGCGGCATCGCGTTCCGGCTCGACGCGCCGGTGTCCCGGCTGGTGGTCGAGGACGGCCGGGTCCACGGCGTCGTCGTCACGGCGGCGGATGGCGGCGAGCAGCGCTGGCGCGCGACCGGCGGCGTGATCGTCGCGGCGGGCGGGTTCGAGCGCAGCGCGTCGATGCGGCCCGCCCATATCGCCAACCCGACCTCGCCCGACTGGTCCGCCGGCAGCCCCGGCAACACCGGCGACCTGATCGCCGCCGGGCGCGCGATCGGCGCCGCGACCGGGCTGATGCACGAAGCCTGGTGGGGACCGGCGGTCCGGTGGGGCGACCGTTCGATCATCCTGTTCTTCGAGAAGTCGAAGCCGGGGCTGATCATCGTCGATCGCAAGGGCCGGCGCTTCATGAACGAGGCGATCACCTATAATTCCTACGGCACCTGCATCTATGGCGAGGACTATGACGTGAAGGATCGCGTCCCCGCCTATGTCCTGTTCGACCGGACCTATCGTTCCCGATACATGTTCGGCGGGCTGCTGCAGGCGAGCCTATCGCCCGACTGGATGAACCCCGGCGCGTTCGGCAAGCGCGGCCTGCTGGTCAAGGCGGCGACCCTGGACGGGCTGGCGGCGAAGCTCGGCATCGATCCGGCGGGGCTGAAGGCGACCGCCGAGGAGATGGGCCGCTTCGCGCGGCAGGGCGTCGACGCCCGCTTCGGGCGCGGTGGCGACGCGCACGACCGGATGTACGGCGACGAGCGGGTGTCGCCCAACCCCTGCCTCGGCCCGGTCGCCAAGGGGCCCTTCTACGGCGCGCGCCTCTATCCGGGCGACCTCGGCACCAAGGGCGGGCTGTGCATCGACGACGATGCCCGCGTGCTCGACGAGGCGGGCGTGGCGATCGAGGGGCTGTTCGCCGCGGGCAACTGCACCTCGTCGATCATGGGGGACAAATATCCGGGCGCCGGCTGCACGCTCGGCCCGGCGCTGACCATGGCCTATCGGGCGGCGAACCGGCTGATGGCGGCGCGAAGCGCGCCCGGCGTCGCCCGCCCGCACGCGGCTTAG
- a CDS encoding Enoyl-CoA hydratase/isomerase (PFAM: Enoyl-CoA hydratase/isomerase), which yields MPARTPPAPPLLNPVIGLWRDGVHLKLAFDRETLAGTPEIGTSGGLDDRIRRRESEFLLSDIRSHIRVVRRDRRIIASAGEAARPARPRAGGRAIIFETIRYEVDDGVARIELNRPHRLNAINSVMSRELPEMWRRFDADPDAIVAVVTGAGDKAFCTGADLADLPEMLLDEQGAPSIASIRWTPLQNQVWKPVICAINGAVMGGGLHFVAECDIVLASESATFCDPHVSVGLVSGLETIALARRMPMGPVLRMALAGRDETITAREALALGMVGELCAPDALMARAQALAARIRRNSPSAMARTKRAIWSAKETGLTQASLDAWTVMMRHNQTHDFAEGVRAFTEKRAPRWAPYSGIEPNEAGQ from the coding sequence ATGCCCGCCCGGACGCCGCCGGCGCCGCCGCTCCTCAATCCCGTCATCGGGCTATGGCGGGACGGGGTTCACCTCAAACTCGCTTTTGATCGCGAAACCCTTGCCGGAACCCCGGAAATCGGGACGTCCGGCGGGTTGGACGACCGCATCCGCCGCCGTGAAAGCGAGTTTCTATTGAGCGATATCCGATCCCATATCCGGGTCGTCCGGCGGGATCGGCGCATCATCGCCTCCGCAGGAGAGGCGGCGCGCCCGGCACGGCCGCGAGCGGGAGGTCGAGCCATTATTTTCGAGACGATCAGATATGAGGTCGACGACGGCGTCGCGCGCATCGAGCTGAACCGGCCGCACCGCCTCAACGCCATCAACAGCGTGATGAGCCGCGAGCTGCCCGAGATGTGGCGCCGCTTCGACGCGGACCCCGACGCGATCGTGGCGGTGGTGACCGGCGCGGGCGACAAGGCCTTCTGCACCGGCGCCGACCTCGCCGACCTGCCGGAGATGCTTCTCGACGAGCAGGGCGCGCCGTCGATCGCCTCGATCCGCTGGACACCGCTCCAGAACCAGGTCTGGAAGCCGGTGATCTGCGCAATCAACGGCGCGGTGATGGGCGGCGGCCTGCACTTCGTCGCCGAATGCGACATCGTCCTCGCCTCGGAGAGCGCGACCTTCTGCGATCCGCATGTCAGCGTCGGCCTCGTCTCGGGGCTGGAGACGATCGCCCTCGCCCGGCGCATGCCGATGGGCCCGGTGCTGCGGATGGCGCTGGCCGGCAGGGACGAGACGATCACGGCGCGGGAGGCGCTGGCGCTCGGCATGGTCGGCGAACTGTGCGCGCCCGACGCGCTGATGGCGCGCGCCCAGGCGCTCGCCGCCAGGATCAGGCGCAACTCGCCGAGCGCGATGGCCCGCACCAAGCGCGCGATCTGGAGCGCGAAGGAGACCGGGCTGACGCAGGCCTCGCTCGACGCCTGGACGGTGATGATGCGCCACAACCAGACCCATGATTTCGCCGAGGGCGTCCGCGCCTTCACCGAGAAACGCGCGCCGCGCTGGGCCCCCTATTCCGGCATCGAGCCGAACGAAGCAGGACAATGA
- a CDS encoding Acyl-CoA dehydrogenase, type 2, C-terminal domain (PFAM: Acyl-CoA dehydrogenase, type 2, C-terminal domain), with product MATITSRAAPPETGDAIDVGPCLDLISRNAQAGREARQVPAASVEALREAGLFRSFVPRGLGGAGATPQQWLRALIRIAERDMSTAWIGGIISVHAFQIALMDRRAQQEVYGADPDRRVSSSYNPVGARTEVVEGGVMLHGRWGWSSGSGHCDWVLLGAIVEGRPLLQTLLVPRADYAIEDSWRVMGLQGTGSNDIVIDRPVFVPDYRIHSQMDGYRRLHDQPDKLYGLPWGQVFTATVAAPAIGAARHALALFAERIGSSSTDPSKGTGDPDILRRVAEARSLIDRAEATLLRNFDGLMDAIAGDEDISLLERARCRYETGSTVVRMMEAVDLLFDVAGGRSVFLDSEIQAIWHDIHIARAHVANNPVPLARNYGAMVLGGENKDYFI from the coding sequence ATGGCGACCATCACATCGCGGGCCGCGCCGCCGGAGACGGGCGACGCCATCGACGTCGGGCCCTGTCTCGACCTCATCTCCCGCAACGCCCAGGCGGGGCGGGAGGCGCGGCAGGTGCCGGCCGCCTCGGTCGAGGCGCTGCGCGAGGCCGGCCTGTTCCGGTCGTTCGTGCCGCGCGGCCTGGGCGGGGCCGGAGCGACGCCGCAGCAATGGCTCCGCGCGCTGATCCGGATCGCCGAGCGCGACATGAGCACTGCCTGGATCGGCGGCATCATCTCGGTCCACGCCTTCCAGATCGCGCTGATGGACCGGCGCGCCCAGCAGGAGGTCTATGGCGCCGACCCCGACCGGCGGGTCAGCAGCTCGTACAACCCGGTCGGCGCGCGGACCGAGGTGGTGGAGGGCGGCGTCATGCTGCACGGGCGCTGGGGATGGAGCTCGGGCAGCGGGCATTGCGACTGGGTACTGCTCGGCGCGATCGTCGAGGGCCGCCCATTGCTCCAGACCCTGCTCGTCCCGCGCGCGGACTATGCGATCGAGGACAGCTGGCGGGTGATGGGCCTGCAGGGCACCGGATCGAACGACATCGTCATCGACCGGCCGGTCTTCGTTCCCGACTATCGCATCCATTCGCAGATGGACGGCTATCGGCGGCTCCACGACCAGCCCGACAAGCTCTACGGCCTCCCCTGGGGACAGGTCTTCACCGCGACGGTCGCGGCCCCCGCGATCGGCGCGGCGCGCCATGCGCTCGCGCTGTTCGCCGAGCGGATCGGATCGAGCAGCACCGACCCCAGCAAGGGTACCGGCGATCCCGACATCCTGCGCCGCGTCGCAGAAGCGAGGAGCCTGATCGACCGCGCCGAGGCGACGTTGTTGCGCAACTTCGACGGACTGATGGACGCGATCGCGGGGGACGAGGACATATCGCTGCTCGAACGGGCGCGGTGCCGCTACGAGACCGGCTCGACCGTCGTGCGGATGATGGAGGCGGTCGACCTGCTGTTCGACGTGGCGGGCGGGCGCAGCGTGTTCCTCGATTCCGAGATCCAGGCCATCTGGCACGACATCCACATCGCCCGCGCGCACGTCGCCAACAACCCGGTGCCGCTGGCGCGCAACTATGGCGCGATGGTGCTGGGCGGCGAGAACAAGGACTATTTCATCTGA
- a CDS encoding Mandelate racemase/muconate lactonizing enzyme, C-terminal domain protein (PFAM: Mandelate racemase/muconate lactonizing enzyme, N-terminal domain protein; Mandelate racemase/muconate lactonizing enzyme, C-terminal domain protein) codes for MMPIDVDSALAALQPCRPTLDARCVKLPLREPFRISDHVFHEVETVVVRLEADGHAGRGEAAGVFYLGDEPAGMLRTIAEARGWIEQGIDHATIADRLPPGGARNALDCALWDLQARRAGRPVWHLLGMAPPRPLLTTFTIGKAAPAVMAAAALAYAEARAIKIKLGGDGEDADRIRAVRAARPDVWLGVDANRGLTPDRLARLLPALADADVRLVEQPFPVGEDAQLAAFDLPFPVAADESVQTLDDLDRLARFYQVVNIKLDKCGGLTEALRMAERAHALGLSVMVGNMIGSSLAMAPAYLVGQYCAVVDLDGPVFLKADPSPSVRYRDGLIDCPGTVWGGQPTSGQSSCST; via the coding sequence ATGATGCCGATCGATGTCGATTCCGCGCTGGCCGCCCTCCAGCCCTGCCGTCCGACGCTGGACGCGCGCTGCGTGAAGCTGCCGCTGCGCGAGCCGTTCCGGATCAGCGACCATGTCTTCCACGAGGTCGAGACCGTCGTCGTCCGGCTCGAAGCCGACGGCCATGCCGGGCGGGGCGAGGCGGCGGGGGTCTTCTATCTGGGCGACGAGCCCGCCGGCATGCTGCGCACGATCGCCGAAGCGCGCGGCTGGATCGAGCAGGGGATCGACCATGCCACGATCGCCGATCGCCTGCCGCCGGGCGGCGCGCGCAACGCGCTCGACTGCGCGCTGTGGGACCTGCAGGCGCGGCGGGCCGGGCGCCCCGTCTGGCATCTGCTCGGCATGGCGCCGCCGCGCCCGCTGCTCACCACCTTCACGATCGGCAAGGCCGCGCCCGCCGTCATGGCCGCCGCGGCGCTGGCCTATGCGGAGGCGCGCGCGATCAAGATCAAGCTGGGTGGCGACGGCGAGGATGCCGATCGCATCCGCGCGGTGCGCGCGGCCCGGCCCGACGTCTGGCTGGGCGTCGACGCCAATCGCGGCCTGACGCCGGATCGGCTGGCGCGGCTCCTCCCCGCGCTGGCCGACGCCGACGTCCGGCTCGTCGAGCAGCCCTTCCCGGTGGGGGAGGACGCGCAGCTCGCGGCGTTCGACCTCCCCTTCCCCGTCGCCGCCGACGAGAGCGTCCAGACCCTCGACGACCTCGACCGGCTCGCCCGCTTCTACCAGGTCGTCAACATCAAGCTCGACAAGTGCGGCGGCCTGACCGAGGCGCTGCGCATGGCGGAGCGCGCCCATGCGCTCGGCCTGTCGGTCATGGTCGGCAACATGATCGGCAGCTCCCTGGCGATGGCCCCCGCCTATCTGGTCGGCCAATATTGCGCGGTCGTCGACCTCGACGGCCCCGTCTTCCTGAAGGCCGATCCCTCCCCCTCCGTCCGCTATCGCGACGGCCTCATCGACTGCCCCGGAACCGTCTGGGGCGGTCAACCTACTTCGGGACAATCGTCATGCTCGACCTGA
- a CDS encoding Rieske (2Fe-2S) domain protein (PFAM: Rieske [2Fe-2S] domain protein), which yields MARSEDYKLGDFAFPRGWFMIADAAELGRAPLALRFFGKDFALYRGESGRLVLLDAHCSHMGAHLAASASASIAVHGEQIEGDSIRCPYHGWRYAPDGRADHIPDYDGPCPKAAKLRSYDVREVMGAIMMWHDPEDGAPDVDPPALPEWDRPDWINGAYDHLGTLNVHPQEILDNMADSNHLGPTHGSPCEYFENQFAGPLYYQRQGGFRREYDAYLMTYTWYTGPGLLLSRQSIGDVRGIEFIFHTPVDDGVTKVWHNNLLRSPGDAPDEALKAAARRMQDEVLSAFQQDFDIWANKKPAIRILGLPTERNFALGRIWYRQFYNPRDQAESFWKQVDGRHVPTHKQRPPDIAMDLEADAHGAAS from the coding sequence GTGGCACGATCGGAGGATTACAAACTCGGCGACTTCGCCTTCCCGCGCGGCTGGTTCATGATCGCGGACGCCGCCGAACTCGGGCGCGCGCCGCTGGCGCTGCGCTTCTTCGGCAAGGACTTCGCGCTCTATCGCGGCGAAAGCGGGCGGCTGGTCCTGCTCGACGCGCATTGCAGCCATATGGGCGCGCATCTCGCCGCGTCGGCCAGCGCCTCGATCGCCGTCCATGGCGAGCAGATCGAGGGGGATTCGATCCGCTGTCCCTATCATGGCTGGCGCTATGCCCCCGACGGCCGCGCCGACCACATCCCCGACTATGACGGTCCCTGCCCCAAGGCGGCGAAGCTGCGCTCCTACGACGTGCGGGAGGTGATGGGGGCGATCATGATGTGGCACGATCCCGAGGACGGCGCGCCCGACGTCGATCCGCCGGCCCTGCCCGAATGGGATCGGCCCGACTGGATCAACGGCGCCTACGATCATCTGGGGACGCTGAACGTCCATCCCCAGGAGATCCTCGACAACATGGCGGATTCGAACCATCTCGGCCCGACCCACGGATCGCCCTGCGAATATTTCGAGAACCAGTTCGCCGGCCCGCTCTACTATCAGCGGCAGGGCGGCTTCCGGCGCGAATATGACGCCTATCTGATGACCTACACCTGGTATACCGGGCCGGGCCTGCTGCTGTCGCGGCAATCGATCGGCGACGTTCGCGGCATCGAGTTCATCTTCCACACGCCCGTCGACGACGGCGTCACCAAGGTCTGGCACAACAACCTGCTGCGGTCGCCGGGGGACGCCCCCGACGAGGCGCTGAAGGCCGCGGCGCGGCGGATGCAGGACGAGGTGCTGAGCGCCTTCCAGCAGGATTTCGACATCTGGGCCAACAAGAAGCCCGCGATCCGGATATTGGGCCTGCCGACCGAGCGGAACTTCGCGCTCGGGCGGATCTGGTACCGGCAATTCTACAATCCCCGCGACCAGGCGGAGAGCTTCTGGAAACAGGTCGATGGCCGGCATGTGCCGACGCACAAGCAGCGTCCGCCCGACATCGCCATGGACCTCGAAGCCGACGCCCATGGCGCGGCCAGCTGA
- a CDS encoding transcriptional regulator, TetR family (PFAM: regulatory protein, TetR), whose amino-acid sequence MRRKMPIQSRAKVTSDAILEAAEIIVLNEGYEKATTNYIAEKAGASIGSLYQYFPNKDAIISALIEQTVSRIANGTRAVLRESIELPLEQASRATYEYLLHQFRENKVLLYSISKQTPELVELTKNLSVEKFTHSTNRALLEQHRDEIVVEDIEQALIILEIAVLANMRRYILENPAGMTDQEFIDSMVRLSTGYLTA is encoded by the coding sequence TTGCGACGGAAGATGCCGATCCAAAGCCGGGCGAAGGTGACCTCGGACGCGATCCTGGAGGCCGCCGAGATCATCGTCCTGAACGAGGGCTATGAGAAGGCGACGACCAACTACATCGCGGAGAAGGCGGGGGCGAGCATCGGCTCGCTTTATCAATATTTCCCGAACAAGGACGCGATCATCTCGGCGCTGATCGAGCAGACCGTCTCGCGGATCGCCAACGGGACGCGGGCGGTGCTGCGCGAATCGATCGAGCTGCCGCTGGAGCAGGCGAGCCGCGCCACCTACGAATATCTGCTGCACCAGTTCCGCGAGAACAAGGTGCTGCTCTACAGCATCTCGAAGCAGACGCCCGAGCTGGTCGAGCTCACCAAGAACCTCTCGGTCGAGAAGTTCACCCACTCCACCAACCGGGCGCTGCTCGAACAGCATCGCGACGAGATCGTCGTCGAGGATATCGAACAGGCGCTGATCATCCTAGAAATCGCCGTTCTCGCCAACATGCGGCGCTACATCCTCGAAAATCCGGCGGGGATGACGGACCAGGAATTCATCGACTCGATGGTCCGCCTCTCGACCGGCTACCTCACCGCATAG